The following coding sequences are from one Paenarthrobacter ureafaciens window:
- a CDS encoding aminodeoxychorismate/anthranilate synthase component II: MSTAKILVVDNYDSFVYTLVGYLQELGAETTVVRNDDVTLAEAKELAAARDGVLISPGPGTPAEAGVCIDLIKWCGENGKPMFGVCLGHQALAEAYGGVVTHAPELMHGKTSPVRHDGKSVFAGLPSPVTATRYHSLAAVRDSIPDVLEITAETTNGVVMGLQHKTAPLCGVQFHPESVLTEGGYQMLGNWLESLGMHGAAERAAKLSPLIQH; encoded by the coding sequence ATGAGCACAGCAAAAATCCTGGTCGTGGATAACTACGACAGCTTCGTTTACACCCTTGTTGGATACCTTCAGGAGCTCGGGGCCGAGACAACGGTCGTCCGGAACGACGACGTAACCCTTGCCGAAGCGAAGGAGCTCGCCGCAGCGCGCGACGGCGTCCTGATCTCACCGGGCCCGGGCACGCCGGCGGAAGCCGGCGTGTGCATCGACCTCATCAAGTGGTGCGGCGAGAATGGCAAGCCCATGTTCGGCGTGTGCCTCGGCCATCAGGCACTTGCGGAAGCATACGGCGGAGTCGTCACGCACGCCCCGGAGCTTATGCACGGGAAGACGTCACCGGTCCGGCACGACGGCAAGAGCGTCTTCGCGGGCCTGCCGTCCCCCGTCACCGCAACGCGCTACCATTCGCTTGCCGCGGTGCGTGATTCCATTCCCGACGTCCTGGAGATCACTGCCGAGACCACCAACGGTGTAGTGATGGGCCTGCAGCACAAGACGGCACCTCTGTGCGGAGTCCAGTTCCACCCGGAATCCGTGCTCACCGAGGGCGGCTACCAGATGCTCGGCAACTGGCTCGAGTCCCTGGGAATGCACGGCGCAGCCGAACGCGCGGCCAAACTGAGCCCGCTGATCCAGCACTAG
- a CDS encoding penicillin-binding transpeptidase domain-containing protein, whose translation MNQAIRSSWMAAVAMFALIFGAISYVQVIGADELNANPWNQRAILASFCNDRGAIIVDGKPIAESVPGTESCAFQRKYTEPELYAGITGYFSKGFGSTGLEQSMGDTLAGNSDQLFLDRVSQMFLGNEPKGASVELTLDPDIQKLAYDLIPDGQRGSIVVTNPKTGAILAMVSKPSYDPNLIATHDTKAAQANYTELNQIPGINLNQNVSGPTGNLLSPGSVFKLVDTAAALNSGKYNKDSELPNPASLPLPGSSASLPNYAGGNCNVRETASFSFALEQSCNTPFASIALDLGQDAIREQAEKFGFGDNFGDQLKLQMAQSVFPKDLDQAQLAQSSVGQRDVKATPLQINLMTAAIANGGTQMKPSLVKTVRAPDLRVISETKPETLRKSTTEPIASQITEWMTSAVDNGIANGASVPGVKVAGKTGTAELGDSGLNNSWFTGFAPANDPQVAVTIVMEGVDVLSGSKLTSPNAKKIFEAVLNK comes from the coding sequence ATGAACCAGGCTATTAGGAGTTCATGGATGGCTGCCGTCGCCATGTTCGCGCTGATCTTCGGTGCCATCAGCTACGTGCAGGTCATCGGCGCTGACGAGCTCAACGCCAACCCGTGGAACCAGCGTGCCATCCTGGCGTCCTTCTGCAACGACCGCGGCGCCATCATCGTGGACGGGAAGCCCATTGCCGAGTCGGTGCCAGGGACGGAATCCTGTGCCTTCCAGCGGAAGTACACGGAGCCGGAACTCTATGCCGGTATCACCGGGTACTTCTCTAAGGGATTTGGCTCCACCGGCCTGGAACAGTCAATGGGCGACACCTTGGCCGGCAACTCGGACCAGCTCTTCCTGGACCGCGTCAGCCAAATGTTCCTTGGCAACGAGCCCAAGGGCGCGTCCGTTGAGTTGACCCTTGATCCGGACATCCAAAAGCTCGCATACGACCTCATCCCTGACGGCCAGCGCGGGTCCATTGTGGTGACGAACCCCAAGACCGGAGCGATCCTGGCGATGGTGTCCAAGCCTTCCTACGATCCCAACCTCATCGCCACTCATGACACCAAGGCAGCACAGGCCAACTACACCGAGCTGAACCAGATTCCCGGCATCAACCTGAACCAGAACGTCAGCGGCCCCACGGGCAACCTGCTGTCGCCGGGATCGGTCTTCAAGCTCGTCGACACCGCAGCAGCGCTGAACTCGGGCAAGTACAACAAGGACAGCGAACTGCCGAATCCGGCCAGCCTTCCGCTTCCGGGGTCCAGCGCAAGCCTCCCCAACTATGCCGGCGGTAACTGCAACGTCCGGGAGACGGCGTCGTTCTCTTTCGCCCTTGAGCAGTCCTGCAACACGCCTTTTGCCAGCATCGCCCTGGACCTCGGCCAGGATGCCATCAGGGAGCAGGCTGAGAAGTTCGGATTTGGTGACAACTTCGGCGATCAGCTCAAGCTCCAGATGGCCCAGAGCGTCTTCCCCAAGGACCTTGACCAGGCACAGCTTGCACAGTCCTCCGTGGGACAGCGCGACGTGAAGGCTACGCCGTTGCAGATCAACCTCATGACCGCGGCCATCGCCAACGGCGGAACGCAGATGAAGCCCAGCCTGGTGAAGACCGTCAGGGCGCCGGACCTTCGCGTCATCAGCGAAACCAAGCCCGAAACCCTCCGCAAGAGCACCACTGAACCCATCGCCAGCCAGATCACCGAATGGATGACCAGCGCCGTGGACAACGGCATCGCCAACGGCGCGTCCGTCCCGGGAGTCAAGGTGGCCGGTAAGACCGGCACCGCCGAACTCGGTGATTCAGGCCTGAACAATTCATGGTTCACCGGGTTTGCCCCGGCGAACGACCCGCAAGTGGCCGTCACCATCGTCATGGAAGGTGTGGATGTGCTCAGCGGCTCAAAGCTAACCAGTCCGAACGCAAAGAAGATTTTTGAGGCGGTGTTGAATAAGTGA
- a CDS encoding protein kinase domain-containing protein produces MRPTSGITLGGRFQLTSRIAIGGMGEVWKAKDQILGRIVAIKVLKEEYTGDPGFLQRFRAEARHTALLNHIGIANVFDYGEEAGSAYLVMELVPGHPLSAILEREQVLSPDMTLSIISQTARALAVAHAQGLVHRDIKPGNLLITPDNRVKVTDFGIARLADQVPLTQTGQVMGTAQYLAPEQATGQTATGSSDIYSLGVIGYECLTGHRPFSGESQIAIALAQVNDAPPPLPETLPTPVRALLMSMLAKDPKNRPANAIKLAEAAEAIRNGDIATAHAAVPGMLLFEDSTGPLTAPVNTATAPTGVVASPFGKEQSTTATSALPVVGAAAAGAAAGAAGASAASSDNALARANALEAERQLNDEEVIYSDDDNYDDAEPDRKKRSPWTWPLVALILLVLFALVGFLISQSGFFSPSPSPSESTSSSPSRTSAPSSTSATPTPTQTSQAPSPTQTTPQKVNVIPEEYLGQPFETASAALRGLGLGVNGQEVFDDTAAVGIVVDVNPSGPVDPGTTITVKYSKGPEKPATVQVPNIAPGATEAQVRATLEGAGLRWIPGDPVNGAVGQAPNTFVRSSPAVGTEVEEGSTVTYFLSRSVVPTSPSTSSGSPSGRPSN; encoded by the coding sequence GTGAGGCCTACTTCGGGAATCACACTCGGCGGCAGGTTCCAGCTGACCAGTCGCATTGCGATTGGCGGCATGGGCGAGGTCTGGAAGGCCAAGGACCAGATTCTGGGCCGGATCGTTGCCATTAAGGTGCTCAAGGAGGAATACACGGGCGACCCCGGGTTCCTCCAGCGTTTCCGCGCTGAAGCACGGCACACCGCGCTCCTCAACCACATCGGCATCGCCAACGTCTTCGATTACGGCGAGGAGGCCGGTTCGGCGTACCTGGTCATGGAACTCGTCCCCGGCCACCCGCTGAGCGCCATCCTGGAGCGCGAGCAGGTGCTGTCTCCGGACATGACGCTTTCCATCATTTCCCAGACGGCACGCGCCCTGGCGGTGGCACACGCACAAGGCCTGGTGCACCGCGACATCAAGCCGGGCAACCTCCTGATCACCCCGGACAACCGGGTCAAGGTCACGGACTTCGGCATCGCACGCTTGGCCGACCAAGTGCCGCTGACGCAGACCGGACAGGTCATGGGCACCGCCCAGTATCTGGCTCCGGAGCAGGCCACGGGGCAGACCGCCACGGGTTCCTCGGATATTTACTCCCTGGGCGTCATCGGTTACGAGTGCCTCACCGGGCACCGGCCGTTCTCCGGCGAATCCCAGATTGCGATCGCCCTTGCACAGGTCAACGACGCTCCACCGCCGCTTCCGGAGACGCTGCCGACGCCCGTGCGCGCACTCTTGATGTCCATGCTGGCCAAGGACCCCAAGAACCGTCCCGCCAACGCCATAAAACTGGCCGAAGCCGCGGAAGCGATCCGTAACGGAGACATCGCCACCGCCCACGCCGCGGTGCCCGGCATGCTCCTCTTCGAGGACTCAACCGGTCCCCTCACCGCACCCGTCAACACCGCCACGGCACCCACCGGCGTCGTCGCCTCACCATTCGGAAAAGAGCAATCGACGACGGCGACTTCCGCACTTCCGGTGGTCGGCGCAGCTGCCGCCGGGGCTGCTGCAGGCGCCGCAGGCGCTTCCGCAGCGTCATCGGACAACGCCTTGGCCCGGGCCAATGCGTTGGAGGCAGAGCGTCAGCTCAATGACGAAGAAGTGATCTACAGCGACGACGACAATTACGACGACGCTGAGCCCGACCGCAAGAAACGCAGTCCTTGGACCTGGCCTTTGGTGGCTTTGATCCTGCTGGTTCTCTTCGCCTTGGTTGGATTCCTGATTTCACAGTCCGGGTTCTTTTCACCGAGCCCTTCTCCGAGTGAATCCACATCGTCCAGCCCCAGCCGGACGTCGGCGCCGTCGTCAACTTCGGCAACGCCCACACCCACGCAAACCTCCCAGGCGCCGTCACCGACCCAGACCACACCTCAGAAGGTCAACGTCATTCCGGAAGAGTACCTGGGCCAGCCGTTTGAAACGGCCAGCGCGGCTCTTCGGGGCCTCGGCCTTGGCGTCAACGGCCAGGAGGTCTTCGACGACACCGCCGCCGTCGGAATTGTTGTGGACGTGAACCCGAGCGGTCCTGTCGACCCCGGCACCACCATCACCGTCAAGTACTCCAAGGGACCCGAGAAGCCCGCCACAGTCCAAGTTCCCAACATCGCTCCGGGTGCCACTGAGGCGCAGGTGCGGGCCACCCTCGAAGGTGCCGGCCTCCGCTGGATTCCAGGAGATCCCGTCAACGGTGCCGTCGGCCAGGCACCGAACACCTTCGTCAGGTCATCGCCCGCAGTTGGAACTGAAGTTGAGGAAGGCTCTACGGTCACGTACTTCCTCTCCCGCTCCGTTGTGCCCACCAGTCCGTCAACCTCCAGCGGTAGCCCCAGCGGCCGCCCGAGCAACTAA
- a CDS encoding alpha-ketoglutarate-dependent dioxygenase AlkB family protein, producing MTEDALFPVELGQPQGSHSGPRLVAPGAVHVPGWLTDEQQRWIVARFGEWTQGPVPLRAATLPGGQQMSVKTVCLGWHWQPYKYTREATDVNGRPVLDFPDWMVRLGKKAVSEAYAPELVQDASLSGLADGYAPDAALVNFYGDGAAMGMHQDKDERSSAPVVSISIGDSCVFRFGNTRTRTKPYEDVQLRSGDLFVFGGPSRFAYHGIPKVHPGTAPSDCGLSHGRINITMRVTGMS from the coding sequence ATGACCGAGGACGCCCTGTTCCCGGTCGAGCTCGGCCAACCGCAGGGGAGCCACTCCGGCCCGCGTCTGGTCGCACCCGGCGCAGTGCACGTTCCCGGTTGGCTCACCGATGAGCAACAGCGCTGGATCGTGGCCCGGTTTGGGGAGTGGACACAGGGTCCGGTGCCGCTGCGTGCGGCCACGTTGCCGGGCGGCCAGCAGATGTCCGTCAAGACCGTATGCCTGGGCTGGCACTGGCAGCCGTACAAGTACACGCGGGAAGCAACAGACGTCAATGGCCGCCCTGTCCTCGATTTCCCCGACTGGATGGTTCGGTTGGGCAAGAAGGCAGTCTCAGAGGCATATGCACCGGAGTTGGTCCAGGACGCCTCCCTGAGCGGCCTGGCCGACGGCTACGCACCGGACGCTGCACTGGTGAACTTCTACGGCGATGGCGCGGCCATGGGGATGCATCAGGACAAGGACGAACGGTCCAGTGCGCCTGTGGTGTCCATCAGCATTGGCGACTCCTGCGTATTTCGGTTCGGAAACACCCGGACCCGTACCAAACCCTACGAGGACGTGCAGTTGCGGTCGGGCGACCTGTTTGTGTTCGGCGGGCCATCGCGGTTTGCCTACCACGGCATCCCCAAGGTCCACCCCGGCACGGCACCCTCGGATTGCGGTCTTTCCCACGGCCGCATCAACATCACCATGCGCGTCACCGGGATGTCGTAG
- a CDS encoding methylated-DNA--[protein]-cysteine S-methyltransferase, whose product MSTRHTTMDSPLGQLTLTASGQFLTGIFYEGHWHLPPADYFGSLAAGGDPVFSRAEAELAEYLGGNRTHFEVPFKVRGNQLQEKVWHRLQLIPYGETVTYGQLATELGDPHLAQAVGSAVGRNPLSIIVPCHRVVGSTGRLTGYAGGLDNKRFLLELEEPAAVKESKLF is encoded by the coding sequence ATGAGCACCAGGCACACCACCATGGATTCCCCGCTGGGGCAGTTGACGCTGACTGCCAGCGGGCAGTTCCTCACGGGCATTTTCTACGAGGGCCATTGGCACCTGCCGCCTGCGGATTACTTCGGCTCATTGGCCGCTGGCGGGGATCCCGTTTTCTCACGGGCGGAAGCCGAATTGGCCGAGTACTTGGGCGGGAACCGAACACACTTCGAGGTGCCCTTCAAAGTGCGGGGAAACCAGCTCCAGGAAAAAGTCTGGCATCGCCTGCAGTTGATCCCCTACGGGGAAACGGTCACCTACGGGCAACTGGCAACCGAACTCGGCGATCCCCACCTTGCCCAGGCGGTGGGCTCCGCAGTGGGACGCAATCCGCTCAGCATCATTGTTCCGTGCCACCGCGTGGTGGGAAGCACGGGCCGCCTCACTGGTTACGCGGGCGGCTTGGACAATAAGAGATTCCTTTTGGAATTGGAGGAGCCTGCGGCTGTCAAAGAGAGCAAGCTCTTCTGA
- a CDS encoding methylated-DNA--[protein]-cysteine S-methyltransferase, with product MTSVEQEPGDVGTMLKSLDSGLEASLVALRARLARAAWEDHSLDIAYRVVESPVGRLLLAATARGMLRVAFQLEDHASVLQQLSNTVSPRILEAPGLLDEAARQLDEYFSGQRRTFNLPLDFSLSRGFRLDVLHHLPHIAYGTTESYSQVARAAGSPNAVRAVGTACATNPLPVIVPCHRVVRTDGTYGGYLGGTEAKRTLLTLEAAA from the coding sequence ATGACCTCCGTGGAACAGGAACCCGGCGATGTGGGCACCATGTTGAAGTCCTTGGACTCCGGGCTGGAAGCTTCACTGGTAGCCCTTCGTGCCCGCTTGGCCCGTGCGGCGTGGGAAGACCACTCCCTGGATATCGCCTACCGGGTGGTGGAGTCACCGGTCGGAAGGCTCCTCTTGGCCGCTACTGCACGGGGCATGCTCCGGGTAGCTTTCCAACTCGAAGACCACGCGTCAGTACTTCAACAGCTTTCCAACACCGTCAGCCCACGAATCCTTGAGGCCCCCGGGCTGCTGGACGAAGCCGCCCGCCAACTCGATGAATACTTCAGCGGCCAGCGCCGGACGTTCAACCTCCCCTTGGATTTCAGCCTCTCGCGCGGCTTCCGCCTGGACGTCCTCCATCATCTGCCGCACATTGCCTATGGAACCACGGAGAGCTACTCGCAGGTGGCCAGGGCAGCGGGCAGCCCCAACGCAGTCCGGGCGGTGGGCACAGCCTGCGCCACCAACCCTCTGCCGGTCATCGTGCCATGTCACCGGGTGGTCCGGACCGATGGAACCTACGGAGGGTATCTCGGCGGCACGGAAGCGAAACGAACTCTCCTGACCTTGGAGGCCGCGGCATGA
- a CDS encoding class E sortase → MDVIRKIIQILGELLITAGIVLLLFVAWELWWTNVEADAKQSEAVKSFAQELSGPVEPAPAPADYGPPVVSAAPGYGQTIGIMYIPRFGPGYTRPIIEGTGSDVLDTLGLGHYGSTSMPGAVGNFAVAGHRQTHGAVLDSIHTLVPGDKVYVQTKEGYYTYVFRNNQIVLPSQTDVLLPVPTQPEATPTESFLTMTSCNPRFGSQERIIAYSILDSWQPSSAGPPSEIAAQVAQAQGKG, encoded by the coding sequence ATGGACGTTATCCGCAAGATCATCCAAATTCTGGGCGAGCTCCTGATCACCGCAGGAATCGTCCTGCTTCTCTTCGTTGCCTGGGAGCTGTGGTGGACCAACGTCGAGGCAGACGCCAAGCAGTCAGAGGCGGTAAAGAGCTTCGCGCAGGAACTCTCCGGGCCCGTGGAGCCGGCGCCCGCCCCTGCTGACTACGGCCCTCCGGTGGTTTCAGCAGCCCCGGGGTACGGTCAAACAATCGGCATCATGTACATCCCGCGCTTCGGTCCGGGTTACACGCGCCCCATCATCGAGGGAACCGGTTCCGATGTTTTGGACACGCTGGGCCTGGGGCACTACGGAAGCACCAGTATGCCCGGTGCTGTGGGGAACTTTGCGGTGGCAGGCCACCGCCAGACCCACGGAGCCGTCCTGGACAGCATCCACACCCTGGTGCCCGGGGACAAGGTCTACGTCCAGACCAAGGAGGGCTACTACACCTACGTGTTCCGCAATAACCAGATCGTCCTCCCGAGCCAAACCGACGTGCTGCTGCCCGTGCCCACCCAGCCGGAGGCCACTCCCACGGAAAGCTTCCTGACCATGACCAGCTGCAATCCCCGCTTCGGGTCCCAGGAACGGATTATTGCCTACTCCATCCTGGACAGTTGGCAGCCCTCCTCAGCCGGCCCGCCGTCGGAAATTGCCGCTCAAGTAGCCCAGGCCCAAGGAAAGGGGTAA
- the pknB gene encoding Stk1 family PASTA domain-containing Ser/Thr kinase — protein MTSSRQGPAHREEGTSVSEQRILNGRYELGELIGRGGMADVYRGTDTLLGRTIAVKVLRADLARDPQFQARFKREAQAVAALNHASIVAIFDTGEYSIPGGPGEDVRVPYIVMEFVAGRTLRDMIKAKELTVEGSIGYTLGVLSALEYSHRAGIVHRDIKPANVMVCADTGEVKVMDFGIARAMADSSATMTQTQAVVGTAQYLSPEQARGETVDARSDLYSAGCLLYELLTGRPPFVGDSPVSVAYQHVRETPDKASIHNPDVSEALDSVLAKALQKNRDDRFQDAAAFRRALRAASNGVPVPAVPASEAPTDPNDLVDDDNPSTQLLSATAVGFLNVDQINDDPEHADYAEPQGYALRQADDDLPLGLPPERERTARQKSRRRAWAATLAIFTILVLAGAGFWIYSVVNAAPPAPAKVAVPAVANMSESQALQELYGAKLVPKTTRVASDTVAKDMAIGTSPDAGAMLEQNAEVVLNISSGPSSVTIPKDIAGRTEPDARDYLKRLGITGAISTVRTHSPTVPFGLVITTGPAPGAPIAAGSNVELQVSSGRVLMPQLAGLTQAEAEALLKENGLLMAVVEQENTQVEPGKVTAQSDAANTEVEQGKTITVTLAKAPAPEPTPTPKPTETDKPKPTPTKKD, from the coding sequence ATGACATCGTCACGGCAGGGTCCTGCACACCGGGAGGAGGGCACATCTGTGTCTGAGCAACGCATCCTCAACGGCCGCTATGAGCTGGGTGAGCTGATCGGTCGTGGCGGGATGGCTGATGTCTACCGCGGGACGGACACCCTGCTGGGACGGACCATAGCGGTGAAGGTACTGCGCGCCGACCTCGCCCGGGACCCCCAGTTCCAGGCCAGGTTCAAGCGCGAAGCCCAGGCAGTCGCTGCCCTGAACCACGCCTCCATTGTGGCCATCTTCGATACAGGTGAATACTCCATCCCGGGCGGACCCGGCGAGGACGTGCGGGTTCCCTACATCGTCATGGAATTCGTGGCAGGACGCACCCTGCGGGACATGATCAAGGCCAAGGAACTGACGGTCGAGGGCTCCATCGGCTACACCTTGGGAGTCCTGTCGGCCTTGGAATACAGCCACAGGGCGGGGATCGTCCACCGCGACATCAAGCCTGCCAACGTGATGGTCTGCGCCGATACGGGCGAGGTCAAGGTCATGGACTTCGGCATCGCCAGGGCAATGGCTGATTCTTCCGCGACCATGACCCAAACCCAGGCCGTTGTGGGCACTGCCCAGTACCTTTCCCCGGAGCAGGCCCGCGGCGAAACAGTCGATGCGCGGAGCGACCTCTACTCGGCCGGCTGCCTGCTCTACGAATTGTTGACCGGCAGGCCGCCGTTCGTTGGTGACAGTCCCGTCTCCGTCGCGTACCAGCATGTTCGGGAAACCCCGGACAAGGCCAGCATCCACAACCCCGACGTGTCCGAGGCATTGGACTCCGTCCTGGCCAAGGCCCTGCAGAAAAACCGCGACGACCGGTTCCAGGACGCCGCTGCGTTCCGCCGTGCGTTGAGGGCGGCCAGCAACGGCGTCCCCGTACCTGCCGTTCCGGCCAGCGAGGCACCCACGGACCCCAACGACCTCGTGGACGACGACAATCCCTCCACACAGCTGCTCAGCGCCACCGCCGTCGGATTCCTCAACGTCGACCAGATCAATGACGATCCCGAGCACGCCGACTACGCGGAGCCACAGGGCTATGCCCTCAGGCAGGCGGATGACGACCTTCCTCTTGGCCTCCCGCCGGAACGCGAGCGTACAGCGCGGCAGAAGTCCCGCCGTCGTGCCTGGGCGGCAACCCTGGCAATCTTCACCATCCTGGTCCTTGCGGGGGCCGGGTTCTGGATCTACAGCGTGGTGAACGCGGCGCCGCCGGCACCCGCCAAAGTTGCCGTACCTGCGGTGGCCAATATGTCCGAATCACAGGCTCTCCAAGAGCTCTATGGTGCCAAGCTGGTTCCCAAGACCACGCGGGTAGCGAGCGACACCGTGGCGAAAGACATGGCCATAGGCACGTCCCCGGATGCGGGGGCAATGCTGGAACAGAACGCCGAAGTGGTGCTCAACATATCCAGCGGGCCCAGCTCGGTCACCATCCCCAAGGACATAGCCGGGCGGACAGAACCCGATGCCCGCGACTACCTGAAGCGCCTGGGCATTACCGGCGCCATTTCCACCGTCCGGACGCACAGCCCCACGGTGCCCTTCGGCCTGGTGATCACCACAGGACCGGCTCCGGGCGCACCCATTGCAGCCGGCTCCAACGTTGAGCTGCAGGTGTCTTCCGGACGCGTCCTGATGCCCCAGCTCGCAGGCCTCACCCAAGCCGAGGCGGAGGCTCTCCTGAAGGAAAACGGCCTGCTGATGGCCGTCGTCGAACAGGAGAATACACAGGTTGAACCGGGCAAGGTAACGGCCCAGAGCGATGCCGCCAACACCGAAGTGGAACAGGGGAAGACCATCACGGTAACGCTGGCCAAGGCGCCCGCCCCGGAGCCGACACCGACCCCCAAACCCACGGAAACGGACAAGCCGAAGCCGACTCCCACCAAGAAGGACTAG
- a CDS encoding RNA polymerase sigma factor: MGPIPPAPPKRPFETVVQEHGATVLRVCRAIVGIHDGEDAWSETFLSALKAYGDLPADANTEAWLVTIAHRKCIDILRASVRRPVPVQQTPDVPSSLGVPDEGQVELLDAVGQLPPKQRQAIAYHYLVGLPYKDVAALVGVTPDAARRAAADGVKALRAALGRPSPTVLLPTALRGVPG, encoded by the coding sequence ATGGGGCCAATTCCCCCGGCACCCCCAAAGAGACCGTTCGAAACCGTGGTGCAGGAACACGGCGCCACGGTCCTGCGCGTGTGCCGGGCCATTGTTGGCATTCACGACGGCGAGGATGCTTGGTCCGAGACTTTCCTGTCAGCACTGAAGGCCTATGGAGACCTTCCGGCAGATGCCAATACGGAGGCATGGCTTGTGACCATTGCCCATCGGAAATGCATCGACATCCTGCGCGCGTCGGTTCGGAGGCCGGTGCCGGTACAGCAAACGCCCGATGTGCCCTCGAGCCTGGGTGTGCCGGATGAGGGGCAGGTGGAACTACTCGACGCCGTCGGTCAGCTGCCGCCGAAGCAACGTCAGGCGATCGCCTACCACTATCTTGTCGGGCTTCCTTACAAGGATGTTGCGGCCCTTGTGGGCGTAACTCCGGACGCTGCCCGCCGGGCAGCAGCGGACGGCGTCAAAGCTCTCCGGGCTGCGCTCGGCCGGCCTTCACCCACCGTTCTATTGCCGACTGCTTTGAGAGGAGTACCCGGATGA
- a CDS encoding cell division protein CrgA, producing MPESKPRKRPARQEQQTSAAQQYKPNPVWFKPVMFGLMILGLLWIITFYITEGQFPVRDWASWNIVAGFGIAIVGFLMTTRWRS from the coding sequence GTGCCCGAGTCCAAGCCCCGCAAGCGGCCTGCCCGTCAGGAGCAGCAGACTTCCGCAGCGCAGCAGTACAAGCCGAACCCCGTGTGGTTCAAGCCGGTGATGTTCGGCCTGATGATCCTCGGCCTGCTGTGGATCATCACGTTCTACATCACCGAAGGTCAGTTCCCGGTACGGGACTGGGCTTCGTGGAACATCGTGGCCGGCTTCGGCATCGCAATCGTGGGCTTTCTGATGACCACTCGCTGGCGGTCCTGA